A single Chryseobacterium sp. DNA region contains:
- a CDS encoding SDR family NAD(P)-dependent oxidoreductase, translating into MNQFSLKDKIILITGASSGIGRSCSVECSNSGAGLILVARNEEELQKTVSMLAPHTRVETLIADIAHSETLEQLIAEKVSQIGKVSGFIHCAGVEKTLPLKKHTPQLYHDIFAVNVIAGFEIAKILSLKKYKTETSSFVFISSVAGMVGEIGKAAYSSSKGAVISGARSMAMELSRSNVRVNSVSPAMVNTPILEKMFENIGEEAAEEILKKHPLGIGSPEDVANACIFLLSDAAKWITGSNLVVDGGYSAQ; encoded by the coding sequence ATGAATCAGTTTTCATTAAAAGATAAAATTATTCTTATTACAGGGGCTTCTTCCGGAATCGGGAGAAGCTGTTCTGTAGAATGCAGCAATAGCGGGGCAGGTTTGATCCTGGTCGCAAGAAATGAAGAGGAGCTGCAAAAAACGGTATCCATGCTCGCTCCCCATACCCGGGTGGAGACCCTTATCGCCGATATTGCACACAGTGAGACCCTTGAACAACTGATTGCAGAAAAAGTTTCGCAGATAGGAAAGGTTTCAGGATTTATTCACTGTGCAGGAGTGGAAAAGACGCTTCCGCTTAAAAAACATACTCCTCAGCTGTATCATGATATTTTTGCGGTGAATGTCATTGCGGGTTTTGAGATCGCTAAAATTTTATCCCTTAAAAAGTATAAGACCGAAACTTCCAGTTTTGTGTTTATATCGTCTGTGGCAGGAATGGTCGGCGAGATAGGGAAGGCCGCTTATTCTTCCAGTAAAGGGGCCGTCATTTCAGGAGCCCGTTCTATGGCTATGGAGCTTTCGAGAAGCAATGTCCGCGTCAACAGTGTCAGCCCGGCAATGGTCAATACACCAATTCTTGAAAAGATGTTTGAAAACATTGGTGAAGAGGCTGCTGAAGAAATTCTTAAAAAGCATCCGCTTGGAATCGGAAGTCCTGAAGATGTTGCCAATGCCTGTATTTTCCTGCTTTCTGATGCTGCAAAATGGATTACGGGGTCAAACCTTGTGGTAGACGGAGGATATTCCGCACAATAA
- a CDS encoding phosphopantetheine-binding protein, translated as MKTSVFLEKLQEELEEDNALTLDTNLKELESYDSISLLSVIAFVDENFSKKIDTKQFKDIEKVSDLVDIIGKENFED; from the coding sequence ATGAAGACATCTGTTTTTTTAGAAAAACTGCAAGAAGAATTAGAGGAGGACAATGCACTTACTCTGGATACTAACCTGAAAGAATTGGAAAGTTATGATTCAATCAGTCTGCTTTCTGTGATTGCTTTCGTAGATGAAAATTTCAGCAAAAAAATTGATACCAAGCAATTTAAAGATATTGAAAAAGTATCAGATCTTGTAGATATTATTGGTAAAGAAAACTTCGAAGATTAA
- a CDS encoding DapH/DapD/GlmU-related protein yields the protein MKVGKNFNMPDKIYFGTEPYLIEIGDDVNIAAGVRFVNHGGTTTLLRKLPGYEDARIFGRIKIGNNCTIGINCVITQDVQIGNNCILGANSVLSQSMPDNSVFVGNPAQFLCTIEDYGDIVLKNNPEYPRELEKDRKKLDEYIKANLPYKFKKARRIR from the coding sequence ATGAAAGTAGGAAAAAATTTCAATATGCCGGACAAAATTTATTTTGGAACGGAGCCTTATCTTATTGAAATTGGAGATGACGTCAATATTGCTGCCGGGGTAAGATTTGTGAATCACGGCGGAACGACTACCTTACTGAGAAAGCTTCCGGGGTACGAAGATGCAAGAATTTTCGGAAGGATAAAAATCGGGAACAACTGTACCATTGGGATCAACTGCGTTATCACCCAAGATGTACAAATAGGCAACAACTGTATACTGGGGGCCAATTCCGTACTGTCTCAATCTATGCCCGACAACTCTGTTTTTGTCGGAAATCCGGCACAGTTCCTTTGTACAATTGAGGATTATGGCGACATTGTTCTAAAAAACAACCCGGAATATCCTCGGGAACTGGAAAAAGACCGCAAAAAACTGGACGAATATATTAAGGCCAATCTGCCTTATAAAT
- a CDS encoding 3-oxoacyl-ACP synthase III family protein, which yields MIKVSKIEYYLPELVLTNEDLEKEFPEWSSERIQEKVGITQRHISSAHETVLDLAVQSSEKIFENYDRSKVDFILFCTQSPDYFLPTTACILQNKLGLRKNIGAMDFNLGCSGFVYGLAFAKGLIAAGIAESILLVTSETYTKHINPKDKGNRSIFGDASASAIIEKAENVGDYKFCLGTDGSGAENLMVKKGAFRTDFELNPEHEFDPENLYMNGPEIFNFTIENIPGLVRETMEVNGLTMDDIDHFVFHQANSFMLNYLRKKTKIPAEKFYIDMEKTGNTVSATIPIALKNMMDKGMLKEGDKVLLAGFGVGYSWGATILEF from the coding sequence ATGATAAAAGTTTCCAAAATAGAATATTATTTGCCGGAGTTGGTTCTTACCAACGAGGATTTGGAAAAAGAGTTCCCCGAATGGAGTTCCGAAAGAATCCAGGAAAAAGTAGGCATTACACAACGCCATATTTCTTCAGCTCATGAAACCGTATTGGATCTGGCTGTACAATCTTCAGAAAAAATTTTTGAAAATTATGACCGGAGTAAAGTAGACTTTATTCTCTTCTGTACCCAAAGTCCGGATTATTTTCTTCCTACCACTGCCTGTATTTTGCAGAATAAACTGGGGTTAAGAAAGAATATCGGAGCTATGGATTTTAATTTGGGATGTTCAGGTTTTGTATATGGCCTGGCTTTTGCAAAAGGTTTGATTGCCGCAGGAATTGCTGAAAGTATATTGCTGGTCACTTCTGAAACGTATACGAAACATATCAACCCAAAAGATAAAGGGAACCGGAGTATATTTGGAGATGCCTCTGCTTCTGCCATTATTGAGAAAGCTGAAAATGTTGGAGATTACAAGTTCTGTTTAGGAACAGATGGCAGCGGTGCAGAAAATCTTATGGTGAAAAAAGGAGCATTCCGGACAGATTTTGAATTAAATCCGGAACATGAGTTTGATCCTGAAAATCTTTATATGAACGGACCGGAGATCTTTAATTTTACTATTGAAAATATTCCGGGACTTGTCAGGGAAACAATGGAAGTGAATGGGCTTACCATGGATGATATTGATCATTTTGTTTTCCATCAGGCTAACTCCTTTATGCTGAATTATCTTAGGAAGAAAACCAAAATACCGGCAGAAAAATTCTATATTGATATGGAAAAAACTGGGAATACTGTTTCAGCAACCATTCCAATTGCCTTGAAGAATATGATGGATAAAGGAATGCTGAAAGAAGGAGATAAAGTTTTACTGGCCGGCTTTGGGGTAGGATATTCCTGGGGTGCCACAATACTGGAATTTTAA